One segment of Kryptolebias marmoratus isolate JLee-2015 linkage group LG23, ASM164957v2, whole genome shotgun sequence DNA contains the following:
- the LOC108248502 gene encoding insulin receptor substrate 2-like has product MASPPASGGHLICGGTADVKKCGYLRKQKHGHRRFFVLREPTERSPARLEYYESEKKWRNRSAAKRVVTLDSCLCVNKRADAKHKYLIALYTKDEYFAVAADTEQEQDSWFAVLTDLIAEGKVFDSPASTSSLVGFEEASYGHLAPAVTAYKEVWQVTLKSKGLGQVKNLTGVYRLCLCSRTISFVKLNSNTAAVTLQLMNIRRCGHSDSFFFIEVGRSAVTGPGEFWMQAEDPVVAQNIHETILEAMKAMKELSEFRPRSKSQSASTNPISVPTRRNLNNLPPSQTGLVRRSRTDSMAASSPGRKFPACRIRTSSEGDGSVTRPASMSVSVSESPTSPGTGAHLNRCPALSSGRTCRMLESASNLHHSRSMPVSNSPPAASSPISASPRGGALVSTPDKTRRPFSCSASISGSLSDTGFLLGDDYSSSPGEPRFLCLTRSDTPDSLSSTPPSRDASDPGGYMIMEGANGGASGAYRKRTHSLTTPRQQKVVAPLSSASLDDYTLMRMAHGQNSHSASPKVCYPEDYGDIEIGSSRSSSSNLGDDGYMPMTPGVVPQSGKSDNYVPMSPMCVSAPKQIVNPRVHPQVAGGGGYKTSSPCSSSLEDSGYMRMWCGSKSSTESPDRHGEYMNMSPGNPPPLQTPPDYFLGPLAGEPAPFRPAYQTGSLTLPAKLQASKNEDSGQYVLMSPQSLKRSEGSDYYSVMHPSAAQTSPLSPSVPSPVRHNRAESLSYRGRLGRPNRLSLDTLRTLPSMNEHPVPGEPRSPGEYINIDFSSARSSPPSTVSTESQSSSLGSSGGGPGRPSLADYINLELGSRSPKEADAPAESLGALPEFPSCPCPGENGVSDEVKSDYKEMAFGLTSSPPQLVPQNSASIQSSRERQLSHKDQGVPEHIGVFLLGGPSSSNPDCSAKVIRANPQGRRRHSSETFSSTATVTPVFPSFAHPDAVRRPSSVENISSRSSEDSDEECGSPANRHGSCGYASGLSYIAMNLLEHRDVEKCGDLVGFKPASSCKGGINGLHNAPYVCMGFKEAATTAKD; this is encoded by the exons atgGCGAGCCCTCCGGCGTCGGGGGGACACCTGATCTGCGGCGGGACGGCGGACGTGAAGAAGTGCGGCTACCTGAGGAAGCAGAAGCACGGCCACCGGCGCTTCTTCGTGCTCCGGGAGCCCACGGAGCGCAGCCCGGCCCGGCTGGAGTACTACGAGAGCGAGAAGAAGTGGAGGAACAGGTCGGCCGCCAAGCGGGTCGTCACCCTGGACTCCTGCCTGTGCGTAAACAAGCGGGCCGACGCCAAGCACAAGTACCTCATCGCCCTCTACACCAAGGACGAGTACTTCGCCGTGGCTGCGGACACGGAGCAGGAGCAGGACAGCTGGTTCGCGGTTCTGACGGACTTAATAGCAGAGGGGAAGGTGTTCGATAGCCccgcctccacctcctccttaGTGGGCTTCGAGGAGGCCAGCTACGGACACCTGGCTCCTGCGGTGACAGCCTACAAGGAGGTGTGGCAGGTCACCTTGAAGTCCAAAGGCCTGGGTCAGGTCAAGAACCTCACCGGGGTCTACCGGCTGTGCTTGTGCAGCCGGACCATCAGCTTCGTCAAGCTGAACTCGAACACGGCCGCGGTCACCCTGCAGCTCATGAACATCCGGCGGTGTGGCCACTCGGACAGCTTCTTCTTCATCGAGGTGGGCCGGTCGGCGGTCACGGGGCCCGGGGAGTTCTGGATGCAGGCCGAGGACCCCGTGGTGGCGCAGAACATCCACGAGACCATCCTGGAGGCCATGAAGGCCATGAAGGAGCTGTCCGAGTTCAGGCCCAGGAGCAAGAGCCAGTCGGCGAGCACCAACCCCATCTCGGTGCCCACCAGGCGCAACCTCAACAACCTGCCCCCCAGTCAGACGGGCCTGGTGCGGCGGTCCCGGACGGACAGCATGGCCGCGTCGTCCCCGGGGCGCAAGTTCCCGGCCTGCCGGATAAGAACGTCCAGCGAGGGGGACGGGAGCGTGACCCGGCCCGCGTCCATGTCCGTGTCGGTGAGCGAGAGCCCCACCAGTCCCGGCACTGGCGCTCACCTGAACAGGTGCCCCGCCCTCAGCAGCGGGCGCACCTGCAGGATGCTGGAGTCCGCCTCCAACCTGCATCACAGCCGCTCAATGCCGGTGTCCAACTCGCCTCCGGCTGCCTCCAGCCCCATCAGCGCGTCCCCCAGAGGCGGAGCCCTGGTGTCCACGCCGGACAAAACCAGGCGCCCCTTCAGCTGCAGCGCCTCCATTTCGGGGTCCCTCAGCGACACCGGGTTCCTGCTCGGTGACGATTACAGCTCCAGCCCGGGTGAGCCCCGGTTCCTCTGCCTGACCCGCAGTGACACCCCCGACTCCCTGTCCAGCACCCCGCCGTCCCGTGACGCCAGTGACCCCGGCGGTTACATGATCATGGAGGGGGCCAACGGCGGCGCGTCTGGGGCGTACCGGAAGCGAACGCACTCCCTCACCACGCCGCGCCAACAGAAAGTGGTGGCGCCGCTGTCCTCGGCTTCTTTGGACGACTACACGCTCATGAGGATGGCCCACGGCCAGAACTCCCACTCCGCCTCGCCCAAAGTCTGCTACCCCGAGGATTACGGCGACATCGAGATCGGCTCGTCCCGGAGCTCCAGCAGCAACCTTGGCGATGATGGCTACATGCCCATGACGCCCGGTGTGGTGCCCCAGTCTGGCAAGTCGGACAACTACGTCCCCATGAGCCCGATGTGCGTTTCTGCTCCGAAGCAGATCGTGAACCCCAGGGTTCATCCCCAGGTGGCTGGCGGTGGCGGCTACAAGACCAGCTCCCCCTGCAGCAGCTCTCTGGAGGACAGCGGCTACATGAGGATGTGGTGCGGCTCCAAATCCTCCACGGAGAGCCCAGACAGGCACGGCGAATACATGAACATGTCGCCTGGAaacccccctcctctccagacTCCGCCCGATTACTTCCTGGGTCCGCTGGCGGGCGAGCCGGCACCCTTTAGGCCAGCCTACCAGACCGGGTCCCTGACGCTGCCGGCGAAACTTCAGGCGTCCAAGAACGAGGACAGTGGTCAGTACGTGTTGATGAGCCCCCAGAGCTTAAAGAGGTCGGAGGGGTCGGACTATTACTCGGTGATGCACCCCAGCGCCGCTCAAACGTCCCCTCTGAGCCCGTCGGTGCCGTCCCCGGTCAGACACAACAGAGCAGAGAGCCTGTCCTACAGGGGGAGGCTGGGACGCCCAAACAGGCTGTCCCTGGACACGCTACGGACCCTGCCCAGCATGAACGAGCACCCCGTCCCCGGTGAGCCCCGGAGCCCCGGCGAGTACATCAACATCGACTTCAGCAGCGCCAGGTCCTCCCCGCCGTCCACCGTGTCCACAGAGAGCCAGTCCTCGTCTCTGGGCTCCAGCGGCGGGGGCCCGGGGAGGCCGTCGTTGGCCGACTACATCAACCTGGAGCTGGGCTCGCGCTCGCCCAAGGAGGCCGACGCCCCCGCCGAGAGCCTGGGTGCCCTCCCGGAGTTCCCCTCGTGCCCCTGCCCGGGGGAGAACGGCGTCAGTGACGAGGTCAAAAGTGATTACAAGGAGATGGCATTTGGGTTAACCAGCTCGCCACCGCAGCTTGTACCTCAGAACTCAGCAAG CATCCAGAGCAGCAGGGAGCGCCAGCTCTCCCACAAGGACCAAGGCGTCCCGGAGCACATCGGGGTCTTCCTCCTCGGAGGCCCCTCGTCCTCCAACCCGGACTGCTCGGCCAAGGTCATCCGGGCCAACCCCCAGGGGCGGCGGCGCCACAGCTCGGAAACCTTCTCGTCCACGGCCACCGTGACGCCGGTCTTCCCGTCGTTCGCCCACCCGGACGCGGTGAGGAGGCCCAGCTCGGTGGAGAACATCTCGTCGCGCAGCAGCGAGGACTCGGACGAGGAGTGCGGCAGCCCGGCCAACCGCCACGGCTCCTGCGGCTACGCCAGCGGACTGAGCTACATCGCCATGAACCTGCTGGAGCACAGGGACGTGGAGAAATGCGGCGACCTGGTTGGCTTTAAGCCCGCCAGCAGCTGCAAAGGGGGCATCAACGGATTACACAACGCGCCGTACGTCTGCATGGGCTTCAAGGAGGCTGCGACCACTGCTAAAG